CAGCTCCTGCTGCCACCATTGGCTCACCTGGAAATGCAAAACAGACAGACCCTTAAACGCAACAGCAAGGGCACATTTGGTTTGAAGTCTTCAAACAGTAGAAGATCACCAAATTTGTTCACATAAGTGTGCATGCATATAAAGTGTGCAAAATGGAGTGTTCCATACAGAAGAACCACTAACTGAAACACTAAGAGGGCCAGACTTCCCACCCAATTCCATAAGGGCTTTGGAGTGGGAGGTGATGGACAAAGGCGAGTAACTGAACCTGAAGCTGGAAACAAAATGGTGCTTCCTTGGGGCCCCTCCACACTCGGGAGACCCCCCTCTCAAAGATGTTCTTTACCTTGTTGCCCAGGAAGACCATCACCTCTGCCCCACTCCAGGTGGCCACTCTCAACTAAGAGAATCATAGCCCCATAAAGACCAGCACTAGCTTGAGAGAGTTGCATTACTGTGTATTGTACTTTTTAAGGTGTTGCAAGCAACGTACAAGTGTTGTGGGCCTCTCCAGAGACAGGAAGGCAGAATAGAAATGGCTGGATAAATAAAATGATGAACCTGCAACCTGCATAATGTAAAATGATGTGTGATTGTCCACACGTGCCTGTAAGACTGTATATCCAGCATTCCATGGCCTGCGTGCCACCATCGTTTCTGCAACAGCTACATCCTCTTAAGGTCACAGGCCAATGTTTTCAGCCCAGGACACCTACGGTGGCTGACCTCACCTCTGTGCCAATAGTTCTCCAGAAGAACTATGCCACTGAGCTGTTCTGAAGCTGGGCAGCTTTCAACAGTCATCTCCTAGTTTGAAGGGttagggaggaggtggggcacTGTATTAGTTTGTGTACGTTTAATTGAACTACTGCTCCAATTGCTCATCCATAACATTAAGAATATGTAAATAATGTAATTTAACCTGGGATCAAAATGTGTCATCTTATACAGTTCCAGCCCAACCCCCATCTCTGTTTTCCCCAAGTATGACGAACCTTCTGCAGCAGGAGGTCTTAGATTTCCACAACCAAACCCACTCCACCTTATGCTGCTGACCTACCAGAGTTTAGATCGACGCCAACAAGCTGTCCCGACTCCGCATATTCAGCTTGAACTTTCACTAGTGTTTCTTGAGAATCATAACCAGAGTTCTGTGCAAGTACCTGAGAATCACACAGGGGGAAAAAGCCCTTACATTTCTTCTCAACATGTCCAACACTCAACAGATTGAGTACTTTGCCCCTGGCAGAAAGAGACTTTGCCCCATGTTTAAAGCCTAGTTGTTAAGTATTACACCTTCCTATCTTGTTTGTCCTTCCAACCCCTTGCATCTGTCATATACTATATTAACATATTTCAGAATGAGCTACAAGGTGCTACCTGCTCCAAGACCACAGATAAcacaaaaaaaaatgtgtcagTTCTTGTCAAAAACCCATACCTTAGGAATGATGAGAAGAGCATCAGCAAAAGCCTGAACTCCAAGCTGGGCCCTTCCTTTGATGCTGGGCTTATGCTTCATAAGCGCATCGGCTATGGCTACCTCTACAGCTCCAGCGCCAGGAACTACACACCCTGCAAAAAGGGACATCATACACTATTAAAAGCCAAACAGGTTACCAGGTCAACAGATGCCATATATGGAAACTCTCCTACACCCAAGACTATCTGGACAGGCAGCAACGGGGAAAAAGGATGTAAAGCAAAAAACAGACCCATACCAATTCCTCTAAGGAGAAGAAACAAGCATACACCACACCTGTGCCCGGAGTAGTCCCTTAATCAAAGCTCTGGCCCACAGACCACTTTGGAAGCTAACCTGGTACCACATTAGACCCATAGCCAGAGATTCTAAATTTTAGAAGCTGCCAGATGCAGAAAAAGCCACAGAAAAGCCAAATGAGCACCTCCAGAGGCATTTCTAAACCCAACTCACCATCCTCGATGGCATTTTTGACAGCTCGCAACCCATCCCTGATAGCATCCTTGATTTGAGTCAGAGTGTGCTTGTTCGGCCCCCGGATCAACAGAGTCACAGAACGGGGGTTGTCACACTTTTCGATGAAGGTGAATTTCTCTTCGCCCTAAACAGAGAGGAAGAGCAAAGAGTAACCTGTACACCAGATATACCAAATGCAAAGGCAGCCCCACTGATGGCCTTTCTGTCAAGGATAGCATGCCTTTTTCAAGAGGATGGACTGTGGTACTACTGCTCTGCCACCAAGGGCTATTTTAAGGTTATCTTCTTGCactgtttgaaacatgtcagtGGATGTCAGGTTTTCACTGACCCAAACTGCATTGGGCAGGGACACTTCACCACTTTGGAATTTGCCACGCAGCAAAGCCAACTCCAAAGCACTTTCAACAGAAACACATCTACAGGAAGAACAGAGGGTTGGAAGTTTACACCCACCAGTGTGTATTCGTAGATGAGGCCTGCGTGTCCCAGGCAGTCCGCAGAGAGGTCATCCACAGCATTCATAGCAATGCCACCACAAGCAAGGGTCAGCCTGGAGGAGACGAGGAAAAAACCACAAGCCCCCACAGGTTAGACAGACTATGAAGTAGGTGTGTTCTCATAATACAAAATGGCTCAACTGGAGACCAAGCACTACATAGCAATTGGAAGTGTGTTTCATTGCAGCCAGTGGATTGCGACTCTGACAGTTTCCTTAGGAAGAGTTGTTAATCTAGTGTAGCATTTTCCAAAGTTGACAGGTGACATCACCACCATTTACTTCTGGTTGCAAGGCCTAACATGAGCCtctaaacagcagtaagagggtcaggggGTGGCCTTTTCACAGTACTTGGTTTTCGCACACTGCAGTTCTGCCTGCcatgctgagcctcctgccactgtccgAAGGCTCACGCCGCAGTCTTGAAGCTGGTGCCCCACACTGCCCCAGCAAAAGCCTCAATACCCCATGGCGTTGGAATGCAGAGACTAGGAACGGAAGCTTCTACAAGACAGAACAGTACTGAGCTCTGCAAATAACTTGCGTGCCCTTCCAGCAACTGACCTCTCCATATTCCTCCGTTTTGCCCTGCGCAAGGCAACGATCCCTTCTTTTGCAAGCGCATCCAAGGAGAATGGGTCGATTCCCTGACAAAGCAAATTCAAACACTTATCAGATCCCCTCCAACTAATACACTGCAATCTGAATGACCAACATATGTCAAGGCTGTGATTCCTTGACCCAAGCAGAGGCCCCTTTCTTAGGCAATTGTTCCCTCCAACCCCAACACCTCACCTTTTGATTGATCACGATGAAGCCTTTATTTGTATCGCCAACTACTTTTTTCTTCAATTCTATGATTTTGTTCACTCTTTCTTCAATGAACTTCCTTTCAGCTTTTACcagtttctccctttcttctgcaCTCTTATAGAAGAATCCAGAATTTACTTCTCTAGAAACAGAACGTTGAGTCTGTTGAGGCCACAAAGCCAGCACACAATGGCGCTTCTGTAGCAACAACTCACAAGCTCATTGAATACATACGTTTTTTCATACTCCAGGGACACATTGCAAGTCAGGACGTATGCATCTTCGAGCCTCTTCTTCATGTCAGGATGACGGGCACCATGGTCCAAGACCAATCCCCTGATGAGCCTGTTCAAGAAGCAAAGTTAGGAAACTCCACGTCCCCCTCCAGTTTCTAGGCAGCCCCACACACGTCTCCCAATTCAGGGCACGCAATTTGCCTATGTATCTGTCTCTGACATGGCACACTGTTTTAAACATAGTGTGCTATTATGAATGCCGAAGACAGCTTTACTCTTGCATGGTGTCTGACTCCATTAGCCACTGTCAAAGCCAACGCAGAATTCAGCCATGCCCCAAAACACCACATATCCGTAGCTCACCCAAGCTTGAACTTCACCCCTAGTTTACTTCACAAGTAATCTAGAAGAACTTGGCCAGAAGTACAC
The DNA window shown above is from Tiliqua scincoides isolate rTilSci1 chromosome 8, rTilSci1.hap2, whole genome shotgun sequence and carries:
- the CCT6A gene encoding T-complex protein 1 subunit zeta: MAVKALNPKAEVARAQAALAVNISAARGLQDVLRTNLGPKGTMKMLVSGAGDIKLTKDGNVLLHEMQIQHPTASLIAKVATAQDDITGDGTTSNVLIIGELLKQADLYISEGLHPRIVTEGFEAAKEKALQVLEQVKITKEMDRETLLDVARTSLRTKVHAELADILTEAVVDSVLAVRKPNEPIDLYMVEIMEMKHKSETDTTLIRGLVLDHGARHPDMKKRLEDAYVLTCNVSLEYEKTEVNSGFFYKSAEEREKLVKAERKFIEERVNKIIELKKKVVGDTNKGFIVINQKGIDPFSLDALAKEGIVALRRAKRRNMERLTLACGGIAMNAVDDLSADCLGHAGLIYEYTLGEEKFTFIEKCDNPRSVTLLIRGPNKHTLTQIKDAIRDGLRAVKNAIEDGCVVPGAGAVEVAIADALMKHKPSIKGRAQLGVQAFADALLIIPKVLAQNSGYDSQETLVKVQAEYAESGQLVGVDLNSGEPMVAAGAGVWDNYSVKKQLLHSCTVIASNILLVDEIMRAGMSSLKG